Within the Plasmodium relictum strain SGS1 genome assembly, chromosome: 12 genome, the region atatatatataatgttatAAATGAATACAAACAAGAGaacatagaaaaaatattaaatataaaataaaataaatcaatatttttgtttCCACTATTCATCTTATATATAGATAGATTCTTAATATGATCTGTTAATTCTTGTaaactatttaaatttaCTTTGTTTGTGTCAATattcaaattattaaaaaaactttttatatCATCATGAGCtaaatcattatttaatttaattttttcaacaTTTCTCCAATTACTAAAATAtgatgttttatttttaatgtcttttaaacttttacattttacattaattttttcttcattagatggcattatattttctttttcttcattaccATCATGAAAATAAACTTTATCAAATTTAAAACTatcatttttcttatataaattaaaaacttcactattattattattaagatTTTGATCTTTAGAGAagttattatttcttttagtatttaaagaattttctacttcattttttattatttctttattaaaaatatgttcATTCTccttaaaaattatattgttGTGTTTCATATAACTGTCTTTATTATCTTCTAtatgaatattatttttataattaaaatttttgctATGTATACTAtcatattttctatttttgcATATTATTCTATCTTTATTactttcttcatttaaataattattattgttaaataagatttcattatttgtattttcaatacatatattttcaGTATTTAAAATATCCTTATTCTTAAAATCAATTTgttcatttcttttatttgtatgaattttatttttattttctatatgtACATTCtctataatattatttttttttattggtaaatcaaaatttttagtATTACTTAACTTTAGTTTACTTGTTTTTTCCTCTCCCATTTCATTTTTCACATTCTCATTATTCAAGAGAGTTGCCATTTGAATATCTATCATACACTTTTTTGTTTGAATTTCATCATCTGAACTTAAATAAACAACGTTTTTAGAGTAGgaatttataacaaaaacaCTACTTCTTCCTTTATATTCCCCTATCCATTGTATTTGAGcgtttaataaatcaatttcTCCTTTTAATTCACTTTTTTtgtcatttaaataatagcacaatttgttattttttataacaaaaTATCTAAGTTTCCAAGAGTAAAACATTCCATCATTTAATCTATATAAATACTCTCCGAATTCATTGCTAtcactattttttttgaaaaagaaaaaattgtttGATTCATCTTTATTCtgtttttcttcattttttttaattttattaacattttctataaattggtttttatttaaatcattttcttttaagctatttacttttaaaataactTTCCTAGAACTTACAAAACTACTTTTTGACGTAGTATTTTCACTACTTGAAGATGCTTTATCATCTGCTGAGAATTTCATAAATTCCTTTTTCTTTggtttattaaaactttCGTTTATTATACattcctctttttttttctttttttttttctctttcttcTCATTTtcacttatattttttgtgaCTGTATCTAAATTATCATTATCGGTGTTTAGTGAATGTGAAGATGTCTTTATTAACTCCTTTTCGTTCTTTATGTTACTTTCTTTTTTGGTATCCTTTTGTAAaggaatattattattatttacgAAAGAATTATTATCATAACTATTATTATGTATATTCATATATGAAACTTTGTTCAATGATTCATTATGGAAGAAATTTTTTGTATCATTTTTGTTGCTGCCAATAGTTATACTTGTGATGGAACTGcttgaaatttttttgttttcataaATATGTGTAGTAGTTTCTTtactatttaaattatctaagttattattatttatattatcaatattatCGCATTTATCTatgtttttttcattattataatttgttGTAGTATCACAATCTTGAACCTCTAAAGacttttcttcattattaacTTGATCCCCATTATTTGATTCTGATTCATTCCAAAAATGATTAAGTTTTTTCTGAACatctttttcaatatttcTAATATCTTCAATAGTTAAATCAAACCATTCATCAATCCAGCAAAAAGCTTTTCtatgatattttaaaatgttgTCTTTTAAAGAACTAATAATCCAATTTTCAATTCTTGAACAAAAAATTCCAAAATAAGGAATATTAAtagtaaataatttatagcATGTCATAATAGTTGTACTATTCTCTTTCCATTTTTCATCTAATTTTCCTCTTTTAGCCTTTTCACTATAAAATAGGGAAGGATCTTCTTTTGGATTATAATCCTTATATGATACTTTATCATTTACAATatctatataaataattttcctTAATGGTAATAAATCTTCTGGTATATTTAATGCATTATCTTCTGTGTTAAAACCCATGTGATGAGCTGACTCGACTTGAATTTTTGCTTTTGGAAATCCACTTGATTCATAAACTGTTTTTAAATAAGGATAAGAATTCCAAGACTTCTCATCTAGTATGCAGTATTTAGCATCAATAAAATTTAGCAACCATTTTGGTAGTTTATTCAGTaagtttattcttttatatgtatattgcCCTGGTAATccattatcatttatataactttcgttttttaatataactaTACCCTTTTTAGATTCATTTTCATTCTTTTCTAAggaatttaaatttttttcagaGTCTTCTAATGATGCTTTCGCAACTAAATATAATTGACACAACTTATATTCTTCTAGTGTTAAAGGCATTGCAAGCCTAAATTCAACtagtttcatttttaaaaaaagatcaATTTATCTTTCTCTCTCtctctttatatatatatatttaggtGTATTTAAACAAGTAAAGAATGTATACatttatttgaatattttttactaaataaaaaaaaaaattcttttttttttttaactttacaTTATAACGatgaaattatatttaattgcAAAAAccttaatataattttattcaataatattttttgttatataataatgaaaaagtcTTTTTgcataaacaaaataaaaaagttcatttctttttctattgtttatttatacttctatcttataaattttagtaactttataaaataatattttctcaatttttatcataatttttttcacatTTTATAACACAGTTTTTaacacaattttttttttctcattttattcttcttcattagcatatatttttttttttcttaagtATACACAATTCttatcttttttcttttgttattttaatcttatatttaaatagtttttctttcaatgttttttttttattttttttttttttttactttcaaAATTAatctataaaaattttatattaaaaatattaatatatctgAGTACAATTAACATTTTAcgtttataacaatttaaaagtaataaaGAATCATGCTATAAATTAGAATTTTAAGAATaactaaattaaaaatgtcacgtgtatattattttttttaaatcattctGATACCTTTTACTTTTtaactatttttaaaataaaaatattgtcCTATTATCTTATTTCAAcatttttctctttataattattgatgttgtaattaatatttttgtttatatatatatatttgtaaacgcaaaattttttttttaatataaattaaaaataatatatatatatatatatatatttatatttatataaatgtttatatctttgtattatatatttatatctttatattatatatacatttatataaatacatatatatatatttaaaataaatagtaatataaagcaaatatgaaatataaaaaataataatttaattttgactttatatataatcaATGATATTTAtcagttaaaaaaaaatatatacacaaTAATTTGTATGCATCTTAAAATTAagaattttccttttttttctcctaaaaaaaaaaattcagaagaatttatttatattttttttacattaatataatgtttaattatattacttaaataataaaagaaaaagaaaacttcgtttactttatttctttaattatatttttatctttagcatttttatttattctttttttctttttagttatttttctccataattttttataaatgcatgcatatttatttttaagaaaaagcGAAATCTTTTTactaatatattaatttagataaaagtaggaaatataacaaatgaacgttcatttaaaatttttttttttttaattattaaagcGTTTTATTCAACTAAAAAATGGAGAATGAATACTTTGAgtaatttttacataaagtaaattaaaaatatatatatatgtatatatatttatacatcAAAACTAAAATgctttttgtaaaatattcTAGATATCCTTTTCTTTAGTCTGTTctttttaagtatatatcttttttaattaaatacagttttttataaagtattttgataaatttaatatatcatttaataaCAAAATAGCATAATGTggatataatattatatgaactctaagaaaaatattttttgggATAAAAACaagatagaaaaaaaaattttctgaTTTTGgacttttattttacatcaaattttaatttttttagtaaataaagtttcaaaaataatgtaaattatttatattttcctataaattaatttatattaggtaaaaattatatcacAATTTTTtctacaatttttttttataatattcataaaaatggTTTAAAATCTCGTACCTCTAAAATCTAATATAATCCCTTTTCTACTTTAAGACCATTATGAAttgtataaaattatttttctatttttcttttttttctattattaaaatgttaaattaaaaaaaaatttcgtataaaaaatagtttttttcttatattttattccaaaaaaaatttcatgctactcaaaattttaatttcttcataaaattaggaaaaaatattataatatttttttttaattataagaaaaatttatgctttttttttagttatattttaataggTGTATTTACCCAATTCTCTTCAGATAATcataattagaaaaaaaaaaaaaatagctttataaattatcaaacaaaaaaatgtattattttttttctttttatcttagatttttttttaaattgaattagaaagcaaaaataaaaatattatttatgtatatatacgTAATGATATATTGTTCATTtgcatgaaaaaaaaatatatatttaaaaataaaccTAAAGAgtagaaaattatataaaaaaaatttatttatatgcatttttttttttaatagtaattttatatttttttaagttaaaGTATTTTCTATAAATGATACAAACGTTATTACATTTATCAAaactttaatatatatatatatatatataaagtatttattttattcttttttatttccttttttcaaCCGAAACAACAATtctatacatatatttatgacaagaatttttttaaaaagtataactagtttaattttattattattttttttttttttcattatatataataattatacatGTTGACtgcatttattttttataatatattttctttttaacgATAATTAGTGTTGCAATCAAGAAAAGTAAtgctataataaaaaaaaaatgaaaaagaataataaatagaatttttaacttttttattttttatcctttttatttaaaattcaGATTCTTTATATGTTTACTATTTTGTTTTCATTCTAACTTTATTGTagcttattttatttttatttttattctttacttttttcttttttccttttttttcattttttttttttttttttgaattaaggTGTTGTAATGCCTAGATAAAATTGTTTAACATGAATATTatagaataattataaaaattagaaattttaattatagacaatatttaattataaaaaaaaattaaatgacaTTTTCTACAATTAGGgaagaatattaaaatatttaagaataatacatatttatgatttttctattaaatttttgttaatttctTAATATATGAATACATATGTTtcttaattaaatatatttaatttcattaaattaaaaaagaaaaaaaaaatataagtgttgtaaaaatgttttatatatGCCTTcgaatatttaattgaagtgttgttgctttttttatttaatgtttGGAATATACATTTAAcccttttatatatatatttatatatttattacaaaaaaaaaaaaaataaaaaaaaataatttataatatcacatctataaattttatgggatgaaaaataattaacattttaaaaagttttaattaaaaatttttttttttatatattatttttaaatgtaattgtatatttaattttttttttttttttttattgttttatttttatctttctttttatataaaagctTATCTTTTCTATATTATGCTGTGTGTGCGTTATAgcgaaaaagaaaaaaaaaaaaagcacaCACATATTCtacattattttatatatgtatatatatatatattttgaaataaaaaatttatacgagtctataaaaaaaaatattagtcttttttttaactaaatatatttttagttaaaGAATacatagaaaaatataagaatatatacatatataaatatatatgtacttaagaatataaatgcatatttaattttttatttctcttttttttttttccttgtTGTTTGTAATGAGTATGAATGATATATGTGAGAAAAGACAATCATGTTtaaggaaaaaaagaaaaattgaaaaatgcTATAATGTATGGGAAAGCATTTTTAGTAAAACTATCGGCTGTAGCAAAGatgaaataagaaaaaaagttgCTAAGAGAAAAAGAGATAAAGAAAGATTATTATCAATTTTATATGGTAGTGTGTTTAAAGGAAGAAAGTATCTATTATATTCAAGAAAGTGGCGAGGAAAAACAGTAAGTGAAATAATTAATCaagataaaagaaattatttgaatttgaagcatttaaaaaatgtagaCAATAGCTATTTTTGCAAATTAGCAATTGGTTATGTAGACCAAAATGAtaagaattattttaaaaagaaaggagaaaatgtatttatgaaaaatgatGTAAACAATATGAAAAAAGTTCAACCCAATTTTAATAATGCGactaataaaagaaaaggaacACACATAGAAAAAAATGGCACAAATAATGATATAGAAGAAGTATATGATAGATTAAACTTTTTAGAAAAAAGgagttataaaaataaatacaaagataataataatttaagcATAAATTCCCCCTATAATAACCGTTTACCAAATGATAAATCATATGAAGATAATTCAGATGAGAGTAAAGTAgtgaaatataaatatttaccTACTGGAGTTTTTTATAGTAGAGTATCAAAATCTTTTATAGCTAATTGGATAGatgataaaacaaaaaaacaaattaaaatacCATATAAAATATCTGAATTTGGTGTTGAAAAGTGTATGATTTTGGCTATATTATCTAGAAATTTGAGAATAAGTAATTTGAATaatgtattaaaatattatgataATTTAACATTAGATCAGAAAGAAAAGATGTTACAAGCGATTAGAACAACACAAAAGAGtgaaaaattattcaatGATATACTAAAACagaataataaagatattacTAGTATAATAAATAGTAACAATAtagcaaataaaaataatgaaaatgagcAAAAAAACAtatctttaaaaaagaatcttattgaaaaaaaaaaaataaaacagtCATATAATAATTCAGAGAAGTTACCAACGGGAGTATACTTTTATCAAGGCTCTTATGTTGCTAATTGGTGGGAAACTaatcaaaaaaaacaatttaaagTTCCATTTAAAATATCTGAATATGGAATAACAAGAGCTAAAAATTTGGCAATAATTTCTAGATTAATCAGATCATCGTCGGCCCATGAAGTTAATTTACTTTTAACTCAAATGgaacaaaataaaagtattacaaaattaaattatactaCTATCTCAAATTTAgcttttaaatatatcaaaaaccaaccaaaaaaagatatatagcatttgtatatatatatatatttataatattcattATTAGTAAATGATTTATAATTCGTAATGtgcttttaattaatatatttgtttacattttatatagtttataaataaacaaataaaataaataaaaataattcatatatatgcATAGAAGCATAGATATATACACATGTGTGTGTATACTTTAAAATAggttaatatataatatagtatattttttatttatgtaattttgAAGTTGTATGTTTACACAATtttcaaacaaaaaaaaaaaaaaattacatattttattctaatattcttttaattcgtctttttctattttttttttttttttatgtatgtatttattattttattcttattttttttttctttcatttacatagtctaaaataaatttataaaatttttctcttttaaaatatgctTATAAATTTGtaccatttttattttatctataaCATGAATAAAAAGCTGTAAtgaatacatatatatatttgataaGTGTATATATTTgctttttttatgaaatttaaaattaattttttaaatgtataaaCCTTATAcgtatttaaaatttctcaTTTTACACTagattaaatatatttataaatttctacattctatttataattaaaaggaaaaatgtATTTGTATAaccattcatttttttatttatattttttattttaattagtaTAAAATATACCATGAATAtcttttcatattttaattaattcttaaaaataattaaattaaataattctctgtaattattctttaatatttatttgctttttttttaacactaattttataagaaaattttctttttcaaaaaaagtGTTGAGtgtattaactttttttttttttttatactatactgttttataatatacacattttttttaacttttaatccatcaaaataaaaatatagtataataaataaaactaaagaaaaattgtattctataaaattataacttatttttaatgcTAATTAAATATgacttatatattttaaaaattttaatttttttttatattttaaaaaatacaaatgtaGCAAAATATCATAATAATAGGAGGTAATTAATCTCATCCTGTGTACACCATTTTATAATACTTTAGTCTTAACAGATAAAAATtgagaaatatttatttacaaatattttttttttttttttaatatttgtaatatataagaaataaaatataattttataataccaaataatattttgtctatatttttttttttaaatatggaAGGGTTTTTAGAAAAACTTAAGAAAATATCTGaacaatataataatttgttgctagaaaaaaaaataatagacaAAAGAATTGCAAGcatagaagaaaatataagtaaATATGAAGAAACAAGACAGAAATCCATAAAGGAAgtagaatttaaaaaaaatcaattattaaaaaataaaaataagcatTTAATAAAATGCCAGAAAA harbors:
- a CDS encoding phosphatidylinositol transfer protein, putative yields the protein MKLVEFRLAMPLTLEEYKLCQLYLVAKASLEDSEKNLNSLEKNENESKKGIVILKNESYINDNGLPGQYTYKRINLLNKLPKWLLNFIDAKYCILDEKSWNSYPYLKTVYESSGFPKAKIQVESAHHMGFNTEDNALNIPEDLLPLRKIIYIDIVNDKVSYKDYNPKEDPSLFYSEKAKRGKLDEKWKENSTTIMTCYKLFTINIPYFGIFCSRIENWIISSLKDNILKYHRKAFCWIDEWFDLTIEDIRNIEKDVQKKLNHFWNESESNNGDQVNNEEKSLEVQDCDTTTNYNNEKNIDKCDNIDNINNNNLDNLNSKETTTHIYENKKISSSSITSITIGSNKNDTKNFFHNESLNKVSYMNIHNNSYDNNSFVNNNNIPLQKDTKKESNIKNEKELIKTSSHSLNTDNDNLDTVTKNISENEKKEKKKKKKKEECIINESFNKPKKKEFMKFSADDKASSSSENTTSKSSFVSSRKVILKVNSLKENDLNKNQFIENVNKIKKNEEKQNKDESNNFFFFKKNSDSNEFGEYLYRLNDGMFYSWKLRYFVIKNNKLCYYLNDKKSELKGEIDLLNAQIQWIGEYKGRSSVFVINSYSKNVVYLSSDDEIQTKKCMIDIQMATLLNNENVKNEMGEEKTSKLKLSNTKNFDLPIKKNNIIENVHIENKNKIHTNKRNEQIDFKNKDILNTENICIENTNNEILFNNNNYLNEESNKDRIICKNRKYDSIHSKNFNYKNNIHIEDNKDSYMKHNNIIFKENEHIFNKEIIKNEVENSLNTKRNNNFSKDQNLNNNNSEVFNLYKKNDSFKFDKVYFHDGNEEKENIMPSNEEKINVKCKSLKDIKNKTSYFSNWRNVEKIKLNNDLAHDDIKSFFNNLNIDTNKVNLNSLQELTDHIKNLSIYKMNSGNKNIDLFYFIFNIFSMFSCLYSFITLYIYFKSIFYFLFFFFFCIFIFFYNKNISSSYLNNIYRCSVNVPVNINYLMAFLASDNKYHLGESNKKLFKTKKTNLYYAFSSFNIYFDNFFLNMFSDLFKPRNSFYSQYTCECTNNNIYNKENEYMRSYVFIQYTNKNAKKFFRMSNFNEEIYNSNFSWNKKIVHYLNEINNNISKKTEDKNIKKKIISVDNQNNISYVELRTNKNYTESIHRNNNNIDDSKNNGSLNNLNSEVNNLNNLMKNKIGNMDTFHSENTFNIYDNRKNVDTFFVKIRNIFFYWVLFKSKYLFKYFKKKFHNKYVDMEGFDIFLVKEKDQDLCEINYFTCYNFKSYLFNGLLNFSRCLNINSLSSSNSWRKFNVENLSRDNEYEEICNDKITKNNLLHIEKRGIEKDICKKIFFNMNNENNSKSIINYIYDLTYNGYLNSKYISLIKNPDDVFFIINLSKTFLYIIEYIRLYEIQQINLMNKYINNSKNNLDFSDDIFISNVILLLKSLNFLYYTFSNSFILSKQNEKFECSFDHSTVSMTMKSSIPLSFFLIAENFKSKAKIISDLNLTTLGDFDEIKIIIDNEIQIKSDNNYQINLRYPNIYLKNILHGHLCFSFCDKLVIKDSLGNCADIMFIDKSKYKGKFFGVIKRKETVTDILRGNVFDKIILNEDKEFSSIEEIRINVTHKKNIKNSTTLSSDYLKLSHIIEEKYQKNRSI
- the ApiAP2 gene encoding transcription factor with AP2 domain(s), putative, producing MSMNDICEKRQSCLRKKRKIEKCYNVWESIFSKTIGCSKDEIRKKVAKRKRDKERLLSILYGSVFKGRKYLLYSRKWRGKTVSEIINQDKRNYLNLKHLKNVDNSYFCKLAIGYVDQNDKNYFKKKGENVFMKNDVNNMKKVQPNFNNATNKRKGTHIEKNGTNNDIEEVYDRLNFLEKRSYKNKYKDNNNLSINSPYNNRLPNDKSYEDNSDESKVVKYKYLPTGVFYSRVSKSFIANWIDDKTKKQIKIPYKISEFGVEKCMILAILSRNLRISNLNNVLKYYDNLTLDQKEKMLQAIRTTQKSEKLFNDILKQNNKDITSIINSNNIANKNNENEQKNISLKKNLIEKKKIKQSYNNSEKLPTGVYFYQGSYVANWWETNQKKQFKVPFKISEYGITRAKNLAIISRLIRSSSAHEVNLLLTQMEQNKSITKLNYTTISNLAFKYIKNQPKKDI